In the genome of Pseudanabaena mucicola str. Chao 1806, the window CTAAGCTAATCCGTCTAGGCAATCAATTCTGGGTAGAAGATGAAGAAAGAGCCGTTAAATCTCTACAGCAAGCAGGATTTAAAGCGTCATATGACTCATTGGTTAGCAAATAACTAGAATGTATTTGGATGTTATCTGTTAACCTGACAGAAAGACTCTTGGAGATTTCTTTATGCTAAATTCTTTTCAAATAAGTAATTTCAGGCTTTTTGAAAAACTAGAAGTAAAAAAACTAGGACGAGTCAACTTAATCGTTGGCAAAAATAATTCTGGTAAAAGTACATTTCTAGAAGCAATACAGATTTATTCAAGCAATGGTAATTCTAGAATTCTTCTAGAACTCATAGAATCTCGACAAGAAACTTGGTTAGGTGAATTTCAAGATCAATCTCACAATTATCTTGATAATCCTATACGACATTTGTTTTTTGGACATAAGCTGCCCAAAATTGCTGAAGATAGTATTTCTCTTGGAGAAATATCTCCTGACTTACTATTAAAACTAAGCATAGCTGTTTATCAAAATATTATTGATGACGAAGGTGCTATCAGAAAGATTCGTGTTTCTGATATTCAGCTAGATGAAGATTTATCTAATATTGAAACTTTTCTCATAGCAGAAGAGGGAGAAAAGATTAGAAGGCTGTTTAGACTGGAGCTAGACATAAGAGATATTCGGCGAAATATTTCAAGAAGCCTGTATGAAAGACAGGATAGTGAAATTAAATATG includes:
- a CDS encoding AAA family ATPase, whose amino-acid sequence is MLNSFQISNFRLFEKLEVKKLGRVNLIVGKNNSGKSTFLEAIQIYSSNGNSRILLELIESRQETWLGEFQDQSHNYLDNPIRHLFFGHKLPKIAEDSISLGEISPDLLLKLSIAVYQNIIDDEGAIRKIRVSDIQLDEDLSNIETFLIAEEGEKIRRLFRLELDIRDIRRNISRSLYERQDSEIKYVCQIVSTDNMPNQKLASLWELIDLTDLEPEVISSLGLIDNRVLGITFVQNIRNRDERIPLIKLKGISERLSLKSMGDGMTRLLHIAVALVNAKNGILLIDEFENGLHWTVQPKVWDIIFQLAERLNVQIFATTYSRDCVQAFEKIWNKYPESGAFFRLDEKNGKIKATEYTLETLADSLEMDVEVR